The genomic region GGCCGCAAACTGAAAACTGCGCCATCTGCCGGACTCTGAGTTGTCATACAGTGATTTGAATATGTATGATCTGACTACATATTTTGCTCAGAGCCTTCCCCATGCTGACCCGTAAAAGCATCGATACCATCCTGCTCTCCGTTGCCGCGGATAAGCTCTCTCAGCGTGAATGGGACTGGATGAAGATGCTCAAACCCATGGACCCGCCGCCTGTTATGGTCGCCAGGTCTATACTGGAGCGCCGGGGCGACACCGCCGCGCTTGCCCGTCTGCAGACAACTGAAGCTCAATCTGTCCCGTGCTGGACCTCCTTCCTGGATGCCGGCGGGCTGTGTGATATCGAGGTCGGGCACGTCACCAAAATGCTCGCCTGCGGCACCCGTATCAGCGGCGTGAAGGAATATGGCTGCGATAATCCCGGGTGCCGGCATGTCAGATACATCACCAACGCCTGCCACAGCCGGGCCTGCCCCTCCTGCGGGAAAAAGGCCACCGTCCTGTGGATTGCCGCCCGGCTTAACCGTCTGCCGGACTGCGACTGGATACATCTCGTCTTCACCCTCCCCGATTCGCTGTGGCCCCTGTTTGAGGTTAACCGCGGGCTGCTCAACGACCTCTGCCGGCTGGCCGTCGATAACCTACTGTTTGCTGCCGGAAAACGCGGGCGGGATATCGGTATCTTCTGCGCCATCCATACGTACGGCCGGCGACTCAACTGGCATCTCCATGTGCACGTCTCCGTCACCTGCGGCGGTATCAACGAGCACAGAAAGTGGAAAAAAATCAGCTTCCGTAAGGATGCCATGCGCGCCCGCTGGATGTGGAATATCCGGCAGCTGTTGCCGGACGTCTGGTATGAAGGCGTTGCGCTGCCGCCTTCCCTGAGCCACATCACCACCGAATCACAGTGGCACAGCCTGGTGCTGACCGCCGGAGGCGATTACTGGCACGTGTACATGTCAAAAAAGACGGCCGGTGGCAAAAACACCGTGAAATACCCGGGCCGCCACCTGAAAGAACCGCCTGTAGCGGGCTCCCGGCTGGCGCACTACGCCGGCGGTACCACGCTGGGCTTCCGCCACCATGACCACAACACCGGTGAGCAGGCGACGGAAACGCTGACGCGGCGTGACATAGTGGCACGGCTGAAACAGCACATCCCGGAGAAGTTCTTCCGGATGGTGCGCTATTTTGGTTTTCTGGCCAACAGGGTGTGCGGAGAAAAGCTGCCGGTGGTCTGCAGCGCGCCGGGGGTGGGTAACCCGGCACCGGTACCAAAGGTGTGCTACGCGCAGATGAGTAAGCAGTTCATGCGGCGTGACCCGTTTGAATGCGTGTTGTGTGGAGGGCGTATGGAGTACCGCCGCGCGGTGGCAGGCCTGAGCGTACAGGGGCTGAAAACCCACGCGCGGGAGATCGGCCTGATGAGGTACATCCCCGGCTGATGCAGGGAAGATCTGTCTGCAATCCTGAATTAGTCTAAAACATGGTCTGGTAAATCTTTAATTATTATTAAATTACGCAATGTTTGCTTACCAACTGATTCGGGGATTGAGGGTTGACTGAATTTTAATCACTACATCCCGGGGAAAAAAGGTTTCAATTTCCTATACGTGAACTACCAGTGTAACCCGTATTTCTGGCAAATATCACTGACTCCGATTACAGTAGTCATACGTATTACATATAACTACAAAGGTGATTTTATGTCAGCAGCAACATCCATCAGGCTTGATGATGAACTCAAAGACCGCCTGAAAACTCTTGCCGATGATCGCCACCGTTCCGCTCATGCTTTGATGCTGGAAGCGATCACCGAATACATCGACCGCGAAGAAAAGCGCAGCCAGTACCTCCGGGATGGGCAGGCCGCATGGCAGCACTATCAGGAAACCGGTCTGCACCTGAGCGCCGAAGAAGTGGAATCCTGGATAGATACCTGGGGAACTGAGAATGAGCAGGATGCTCCGTCATGCCACAGGTAATCGTCTCCGCACTGGCGCAGCGGGATTTACAGCGCCTGCAAGACTTTCTCAAAACCAAAAACCGGCTGGCAGCCAGAAAAGCCGGTGAGGTAATCGTCCGGGCTATACAGCAGCTGAAGACACAGCCGGATATGGGTCGCCCGGTTTCGCTTCTCCCGCTGGAATACCAGGAACTGGTGATCGGATTTGGCGACAGTGGTTATGTCATGCTCTATCGCCACGACCGGGAAACAGACCAGATAGTGATCCTGACAGCCCTACACCAGAAAGAAGCCGGCTATCGCGGCCTGCAGGAATAATCACCCTGAACGATGGTCTGTTCCGCCTTTTTCCCTTCGGGAAGCGTGGCGTTTTCTCATGGCTTACGCTGCTGGTATCTCGGCTCAGTGTAGGTCGTTCGCTCCAAGCTGTGCTGCATGCACGCCCCCGCTACGGATTTAAGCAGCTTTTTCAGGTGCTTCGCAGGCAGGGCCACGTCCGGAACCACAGGCATGTACACCGGATTTATTGTCTGCTAAAACTCAATTTTCGTCGTCAGGGTAAACAACGCCTGCCGGTGCGCAATCCGGCCCCCCTGGCCACGCCGGAAGCCCTTAACCAGAGCTGGTCGACTGATTTTATGCACGACGCGCTGACATGCGGCCGACGTTTTCGGACTTTCAACGTCGTTGATGATTTTAACCGCGAGGCTCTCGCCATCGAAATTGACCTGAATATCCCGTCGCCGCACGTTGTACGGGTTCTGGACAGAATAGTGGCAAACCGTGGATATCCGCTGAAAATGCGGATGGATAACGAACCGGAACTGGTATCACTGGCGCTGGCGCAATGGGCTGAGGACCATGGCGTAATGCTGGAATTGACGTCTAGAAATTTCAAACTTTTTGAGGCCGCCTGACACAGGGGGCTCAGAGGTGAAAAACTGACCTTTTCTGTTTCGGGGACGAAATTCAGTGGTTGTTTATTGGGCTGAACGGTGGTTTTTTGCCCGGAATGCCTGCCGCCGGGCGGTTCTTCCCTGCGTCAGCCCACAAACCGCATTCGCGCGATATCCCTGGCATTATCCACCAGAGTGGCCAGTGGCACCGCCGCCAGCGCACGACGGTATACCATCCTCCCTCCGCACAGGATGCACCTGAACGGATCCACATTCAGCAGACCCTGACTCAGAGCCGCGAAGGTGATTTGTTTCACCGCCGGGCTTTCTTCCTGTTCCAGTGCTTTTTTCACTAACGGCAGCAACTTTCCCACCACACGGTTCGCCAGAAAGCCAAAATACCGTATCATCCTGAAATGCTTCTCCGGGATGTGCTGTATCAGCCGTAATATCATTTCCCGCTGACTTAACTCCAGCGTCCCGTAATGCCCTGTTCTGTGATCCAGGAAGCGCAGGCTGATACGGCTTCCTCCGTCATAATGCGCCAGCCGGGCACCCGCCACCGGCGGTTTCTTCAGATAACGGCCCAGGTACTTCGCCGTCTGACGCGCATTTTTCGTCGGTTTCGCAAAATAGACGTGCCAGTAATCCTCTCCCTGTGCATTTTTCCCCAGGCTGAGTATCAGGCGTTTCCATTCATCATAATCCCGGATGTGGGCCAGCGACGGCGGCAGGGACAGGGCCCCCCAGGCCGACAGCAGGAACTGACGCACGTTCCATATCCACCTCTCCCTGACCTTCGGCAGCGCGAACGACATCTTTTTCCAGTCCACATGCGAGTTTATCCCTCCCGTGGTCCACGACAGGTGCAGATGGCAGTTCCAGTTAAACTGGCGACCGTAGGTGTGCAGTGCGCCAAAAATGCCGATGGGGAGTCCGCGTTTCTCTGCGGCGTACAGCAGGTTGTCGGCCGCCAGAGCAAACAGATGGTCCGTGAGCCAGCGGTTGACGGCAAACAGTGGCCACAGGGTGTCCGGGAGCGTGAAGGTGCCGTGCTGGCAGGGCGTGTCGGGCAGACGAGCCATCATCGTCGCAATCCAGATATCGGTGGCCTTTTTGCCACAGGTCGGGCATCCCCTCCCGTTACAGCTCTGGTGCACATAGCGGTGATGCGTAAAGCCGCCGTTCTCACAGCAAAACTCCCGGCTGCCCATCAGCGGCGTGCCGCAGGCCAGCATCTTTGTGACGACCTCCACCTCCACGTCCCGGAGCGGGTACGTCTCTATGATGTCAGCCCGTGTCCCGTTGCGCTGGAACAGCGATTTCATTGGCCGGGGCTGGAAGGCGGGATCAGAACCAGCC from Erwinia tracheiphila harbors:
- a CDS encoding type II toxin-antitoxin system RelE/ParE family toxin codes for the protein MPQVIVSALAQRDLQRLQDFLKTKNRLAARKAGEVIVRAIQQLKTQPDMGRPVSLLPLEYQELVIGFGDSGYVMLYRHDRETDQIVILTALHQKEAGYRGLQE
- a CDS encoding IS91 family transposase, producing MAGSDPAFQPRPMKSLFQRNGTRADIIETYPLRDVEVEVVTKMLACGTPLMGSREFCCENGGFTHHRYVHQSCNGRGCPTCGKKATDIWIATMMARLPDTPCQHGTFTLPDTLWPLFAVNRWLTDHLFALAADNLLYAAEKRGLPIGIFGALHTYGRQFNWNCHLHLSWTTGGINSHVDWKKMSFALPKVRERWIWNVRQFLLSAWGALSLPPSLAHIRDYDEWKRLILSLGKNAQGEDYWHVYFAKPTKNARQTAKYLGRYLKKPPVAGARLAHYDGGSRISLRFLDHRTGHYGTLELSQREMILRLIQHIPEKHFRMIRYFGFLANRVVGKLLPLVKKALEQEESPAVKQITFAALSQGLLNVDPFRCILCGGRMVYRRALAAVPLATLVDNARDIARMRFVG
- a CDS encoding CopG family ribbon-helix-helix protein, whose protein sequence is MSAATSIRLDDELKDRLKTLADDRHRSAHALMLEAITEYIDREEKRSQYLRDGQAAWQHYQETGLHLSAEEVESWIDTWGTENEQDAPSCHR
- a CDS encoding IS91 family transposase, translating into MEVGHVTKMLACGTRISGVKEYGCDNPGCRHVRYITNACHSRACPSCGKKATVLWIAARLNRLPDCDWIHLVFTLPDSLWPLFEVNRGLLNDLCRLAVDNLLFAAGKRGRDIGIFCAIHTYGRRLNWHLHVHVSVTCGGINEHRKWKKISFRKDAMRARWMWNIRQLLPDVWYEGVALPPSLSHITTESQWHSLVLTAGGDYWHVYMSKKTAGGKNTVKYPGRHLKEPPVAGSRLAHYAGGTTLGFRHHDHNTGEQATETLTRRDIVARLKQHIPEKFFRMVRYFGFLANRVCGEKLPVVCSAPGVGNPAPVPKVCYAQMSKQFMRRDPFECVLCGGRMEYRRAVAGLSVQGLKTHAREIGLMRYIPG